Proteins found in one Aethina tumida isolate Nest 87 chromosome 1, icAetTumi1.1, whole genome shotgun sequence genomic segment:
- the LOC109600644 gene encoding interaptin isoform X2, which produces MNFVTSVLKKITQAENIEVALDRNMDNQDKSNKENVPYDDANISSNKVKEEDSRESLLNHIDEEKLEYQKESAIVYTTAVCKNGSQLEVERIDLLNTTQVTSNENNLPNISTFRDGTLVGDIIKRELDESCLGGISSLLNNIDLNKSEHCHKDIEEITGNILKLEDTNQTTNKNLSVSEIFEQVTEKKENLDITISKSGNLSVSEIFEQVANENENLDVTITKPELNVTQIVVPETNINTNSIEEENPLDVNSAKVISEYSPDRLEINTSYTIKGEENESGRPDLNSTEIICKKEEEKEDSKTNKCLEEEYLHFCRNSCKSEEKIEFENLIRCSSPDIKITQLNKSFNNTLKEPHIENYISNKTNVIKNKTTDNFEVFINKSLKTDDKFVIKNFEKSEVSQLENTPQSNKTIKEDSIESNSIPLLNQVGQYKASELGSLDDHRCSDEDQLNSNFGVEEENIKIKSNTKEQIKLNVSEGFNIIELTPKELNNSVGQTSTKKEHIGVITDSSLKPVNVIQKQSDEVKALLTSTPIIQKQLCDIELNQVKIMSELIADQQREISDLKLELNALQQSKASLELEISKKEEIIIKTQAESLKKEQEYKMEIKELKEKIKENSKLIEKGGSREIEEQLKEAKEKAAHAMSELLKKSHQEADYVKIVREYENTLSEQNAEHVKLVELHETVTRHLANLELAFSDVHQKYERLKTIVEGYKCNEETMKAALVTAEKAAKQMEERYEYLKTHAKNQIERSNRDILQQQKSFQEKENQLNAIVKRMDIKVKSIENALEQKTNECQQLAALCDQLTGQKL; this is translated from the exons tgaaaGAAGAAGATTCCCGAGAATCTTTATTAAACCACATTGATGAAGAAAAACTTGAATATCAAAAAGAATCAGCAATAGTATATACAACAGCTGTGTGTAAAAATGGTTCACAATTAGAAGTAGAGAGAATTGACTTATTAAACACAACGCAAGTAACGagcaatgaaaataatttaccaaatatttCCACTTTTCGAGATGGTACTTTAGTGGGAGACATtattaaaagagaattagATGAGTCATGTCTAGGTGGAATAAGCAGCCTTCTGAATAACATAGATTTGAATAAATCAGAACATTGTCATAAggatattgaagaaattacaGGAAACATCTTGAAACTTGAAGACACAAACCAGACCACAAATAAGAATTTATcagtttctgaaatatttgaacaagttactgaaaaaaaagaaaatttagacataacaatatcaaaatCTGGGAATTTGTcggtttctgaaatatttgaacaagTTGCTAATGAAAACGAAAATTTAGATGTAACAATAACAAAACCAGAGTTAAATGTTACACAGATTGTTGTTCCagaaacaaacataaatacaaattctatagaagaagaaaatcCACTTGACGTAAATTCAGCAAAAGTTATTTCTGAATATTCTCCAGATCGGCTTGAGATAAATACAAGTTACACTATTAAGGGAGAGGAAAACGAATCAGGCAGACCTGATTTAAATTCAACAGagattatatgtaaaaaagaGGAAGAAAAGGAAGattctaaaacaaataaatgcttGGAAGAAGAATATCTTCACTTCTGCAGAAATTCATGTAAGTCTGaagagaaaattgaatttgaaaatttaattagatgtaGTTCAcctgatattaaaataacacaacTTAATAAATCTTTCAATAACACTCTTAAAGAACCAcacattgaaaattatatttcaaataaaacaaatgttattaaaaacaaaaccacAGATAACTTtgaagtatttataaataaatcattaaaaacagatgataaatttgtaatcaagaattttgaaaaatcagAAGTAAGCCAGTTAGAAAATACACCACAAAGTAACAAGACCATTAAGGAAGATTCTATTGAAAGCAACTCTATTCCCTTATTGAATCAGGTCGGACAGTACAAAGCAAGTGAATTGGGCAGTTTAGATGATCATAGATGTTCTGATGAAGATCAGCTTAACTCCAATTTTGGTgtagaagaagaaaatattaagattaaatCTAATACTAAAGaacaaataaagttaaatgtgAGTGAAGgttttaacataattgaattaacgcCCAAAGAATTGAACAATTCTGTTGGACAGACTAGCACAAAGAAAGAACACATTGGAGTAATTACAGATTCTAGTTTAAAACCAGTTAATGtaatacaaaaacaaagtGATGAAGTAAAGGCATTATTAACATCTACACCAATTATCCAAAAACAACTTTGTGACATTGAATTAAATCAG GTGAAAATCATGTCTGAATTAATAGCAGATCAACAAAGAGAAATATCTGATTTAAAACTGGAGCTAAATGCCCTACAACAATCCAAAGCAAGTTTAGAATTAGAAATTTcgaaaaaagaagaaataataataaaaacacaggCAGAAAGTCTAAAAAAAGAACAAGAGTATAAGATGGAAATAAAGGaacttaaagaaaaaataaaggaaaattcaaaattaattgaaaaaggtGGAAGCAGAGAAATTGAAGAACAACTCAAAGAAGCCAAAGAGAAAGCTGCTCATGCTATGAGcgaattattgaaaaagtcTCACCAGGAAGCAGACTATGT aaaaattgtaagagAGTATGAAAACACCTTATCTGAACAAAATGCAGAGCATGTAAAACTTGTCGAACTTCATGAGACTGTAACACGGCATCTGGCAAATTTGGAGCTGGCTTTCTCAGATGTTCATCA gaAATATGAACgattaaaaactattgttgAAGGATATAAATGTAATGAAGAGACAATGAAAGCAGCTTTAGTAACTGCTGAGAAAGCTGCCAAACAGATGGAGGAACGTTATGAATATCTTAAGACACATGCTAAAAATCAAATAGAAAG ATCAAATAGGGATATACTCCAGCAACAAAAGTCTTTTCAAGAGAAAGAAAACCAACTAAATGCAATAGTAAAGCGCATGGATATTAAGGTTAAGTCGATTGAAAATGCTTTggaacaaaaaacaaatgaatGTCAGCAGCTGGCTGCTCTCTGTGATCAATTGACGGGGCAGAAACTATAG
- the LOC109600644 gene encoding interaptin isoform X1 has protein sequence MDYRRSPLKQLNQQAENIEVALDRNMDNQDKSNKENVPYDDANISSNKVKEEDSRESLLNHIDEEKLEYQKESAIVYTTAVCKNGSQLEVERIDLLNTTQVTSNENNLPNISTFRDGTLVGDIIKRELDESCLGGISSLLNNIDLNKSEHCHKDIEEITGNILKLEDTNQTTNKNLSVSEIFEQVTEKKENLDITISKSGNLSVSEIFEQVANENENLDVTITKPELNVTQIVVPETNINTNSIEEENPLDVNSAKVISEYSPDRLEINTSYTIKGEENESGRPDLNSTEIICKKEEEKEDSKTNKCLEEEYLHFCRNSCKSEEKIEFENLIRCSSPDIKITQLNKSFNNTLKEPHIENYISNKTNVIKNKTTDNFEVFINKSLKTDDKFVIKNFEKSEVSQLENTPQSNKTIKEDSIESNSIPLLNQVGQYKASELGSLDDHRCSDEDQLNSNFGVEEENIKIKSNTKEQIKLNVSEGFNIIELTPKELNNSVGQTSTKKEHIGVITDSSLKPVNVIQKQSDEVKALLTSTPIIQKQLCDIELNQVKIMSELIADQQREISDLKLELNALQQSKASLELEISKKEEIIIKTQAESLKKEQEYKMEIKELKEKIKENSKLIEKGGSREIEEQLKEAKEKAAHAMSELLKKSHQEADYVKIVREYENTLSEQNAEHVKLVELHETVTRHLANLELAFSDVHQKYERLKTIVEGYKCNEETMKAALVTAEKAAKQMEERYEYLKTHAKNQIERSNRDILQQQKSFQEKENQLNAIVKRMDIKVKSIENALEQKTNECQQLAALCDQLTGQKL, from the exons tgaaaGAAGAAGATTCCCGAGAATCTTTATTAAACCACATTGATGAAGAAAAACTTGAATATCAAAAAGAATCAGCAATAGTATATACAACAGCTGTGTGTAAAAATGGTTCACAATTAGAAGTAGAGAGAATTGACTTATTAAACACAACGCAAGTAACGagcaatgaaaataatttaccaaatatttCCACTTTTCGAGATGGTACTTTAGTGGGAGACATtattaaaagagaattagATGAGTCATGTCTAGGTGGAATAAGCAGCCTTCTGAATAACATAGATTTGAATAAATCAGAACATTGTCATAAggatattgaagaaattacaGGAAACATCTTGAAACTTGAAGACACAAACCAGACCACAAATAAGAATTTATcagtttctgaaatatttgaacaagttactgaaaaaaaagaaaatttagacataacaatatcaaaatCTGGGAATTTGTcggtttctgaaatatttgaacaagTTGCTAATGAAAACGAAAATTTAGATGTAACAATAACAAAACCAGAGTTAAATGTTACACAGATTGTTGTTCCagaaacaaacataaatacaaattctatagaagaagaaaatcCACTTGACGTAAATTCAGCAAAAGTTATTTCTGAATATTCTCCAGATCGGCTTGAGATAAATACAAGTTACACTATTAAGGGAGAGGAAAACGAATCAGGCAGACCTGATTTAAATTCAACAGagattatatgtaaaaaagaGGAAGAAAAGGAAGattctaaaacaaataaatgcttGGAAGAAGAATATCTTCACTTCTGCAGAAATTCATGTAAGTCTGaagagaaaattgaatttgaaaatttaattagatgtaGTTCAcctgatattaaaataacacaacTTAATAAATCTTTCAATAACACTCTTAAAGAACCAcacattgaaaattatatttcaaataaaacaaatgttattaaaaacaaaaccacAGATAACTTtgaagtatttataaataaatcattaaaaacagatgataaatttgtaatcaagaattttgaaaaatcagAAGTAAGCCAGTTAGAAAATACACCACAAAGTAACAAGACCATTAAGGAAGATTCTATTGAAAGCAACTCTATTCCCTTATTGAATCAGGTCGGACAGTACAAAGCAAGTGAATTGGGCAGTTTAGATGATCATAGATGTTCTGATGAAGATCAGCTTAACTCCAATTTTGGTgtagaagaagaaaatattaagattaaatCTAATACTAAAGaacaaataaagttaaatgtgAGTGAAGgttttaacataattgaattaacgcCCAAAGAATTGAACAATTCTGTTGGACAGACTAGCACAAAGAAAGAACACATTGGAGTAATTACAGATTCTAGTTTAAAACCAGTTAATGtaatacaaaaacaaagtGATGAAGTAAAGGCATTATTAACATCTACACCAATTATCCAAAAACAACTTTGTGACATTGAATTAAATCAG GTGAAAATCATGTCTGAATTAATAGCAGATCAACAAAGAGAAATATCTGATTTAAAACTGGAGCTAAATGCCCTACAACAATCCAAAGCAAGTTTAGAATTAGAAATTTcgaaaaaagaagaaataataataaaaacacaggCAGAAAGTCTAAAAAAAGAACAAGAGTATAAGATGGAAATAAAGGaacttaaagaaaaaataaaggaaaattcaaaattaattgaaaaaggtGGAAGCAGAGAAATTGAAGAACAACTCAAAGAAGCCAAAGAGAAAGCTGCTCATGCTATGAGcgaattattgaaaaagtcTCACCAGGAAGCAGACTATGT aaaaattgtaagagAGTATGAAAACACCTTATCTGAACAAAATGCAGAGCATGTAAAACTTGTCGAACTTCATGAGACTGTAACACGGCATCTGGCAAATTTGGAGCTGGCTTTCTCAGATGTTCATCA gaAATATGAACgattaaaaactattgttgAAGGATATAAATGTAATGAAGAGACAATGAAAGCAGCTTTAGTAACTGCTGAGAAAGCTGCCAAACAGATGGAGGAACGTTATGAATATCTTAAGACACATGCTAAAAATCAAATAGAAAG ATCAAATAGGGATATACTCCAGCAACAAAAGTCTTTTCAAGAGAAAGAAAACCAACTAAATGCAATAGTAAAGCGCATGGATATTAAGGTTAAGTCGATTGAAAATGCTTTggaacaaaaaacaaatgaatGTCAGCAGCTGGCTGCTCTCTGTGATCAATTGACGGGGCAGAAACTATAG